One genomic region from Asterias amurensis chromosome 7, ASM3211899v1 encodes:
- the LOC139940027 gene encoding gastric triacylglycerol lipase-like: MFRQFFTVFLLVGLACQGDALFDWLWSWNGPSDVTDPEVNMNATELITSKGYPCEEHAVTTDDGFILGLQRIPYGRDETPVPPSNQTNGTQPARKRPVVFLQHGLLCSSTNWLTNLANQSFAFILADAGFDVWLGNVRGNIYSLKHTHLSPDSEEFWDFSWDEMAAFDLPAMVDHALAVSGQEHLYYVGHSQGSAMAFAELSTNKELSEKIKMFFALGPVTTVGHMTSPLRYLSPYTSEIKFVLNLLGVKDFMPSSKVTEWLAADICSTSADAWCENILFVLCGFDKSNLNETRLPVYLSHSPAGTSTQDMIHFAQMVSSGEFQKYDRGSKEENMARYNQTTPPLYYPEHITTQVSLYWGGKDWLADPEDVKMLIPKLQNLQENNYIPQYDHLDFIWGTDAPYWVYEPIIDTIFKEEAKMEVKEKKEVKEKTKSSDAKVRNNHTVPRNQTAVNTEKLENEFNL, translated from the exons ATGTTTCGACAATTCTTCACAGTTTTCTTGTTGGTGGGGCTTGCTTGCCAGGGTGATGCATTGTTTGATTGGTTGTGGAGTTGGAATGGCCCTTCTGATGTTACTGATCCTGAAGTCAACATGAACGCG ACTGAGTTGATCACCAGTAAAGGGTATCCATGTGAAGAACATGCCGTCACCACAGACGACGGATTCATCCTCGGTCTTCAGCGAATCCCCTACGGCCGTGATGAAACCCCCGTCCCGCCATCCAACCAGACAAACGGCACACAACCCGCCAGGAAGCGACCTGTCGTCTTCCTCCAGCACGGACTGCTCTGCTCGTCGACAAACTGGCTGACGAATCTCGCCAATCAGAGCTTTGCTTTCATTCTAGCTGATGCTGGGTTTGATGTGTGGTTGGGGAATGTCAGAGGCAATATCTACTCCTTGAAGCATACTCATCTCAGTCCAGACTCTGAAGAGTTTTGGGATTTCAG CTGGGATGAGATGGCAGCATTTGATTTACCAGCTATGGTTGATCACGCTCTGGCAGTGAGTGGCCAGGAGCACCTCTACTATGTCGGACACTCTCAGGGATCTGCCATGGCATTCGCTGAACTCTCAACGAACAAAGAATTGTCAGAGAAG ATCAAGATGTTCTTTGCACTTGGACCAGTCACCACTGTTGGTCACATGACAAGCCCGTTGAGATATCTGTCTCCCTATACTTCAGAAATCAAG TTTGTGTTGAATCTTCTTGGAGTGAAAGACTTCATGCCGTCCAGCAAAGTAACAGAATGGCTAGCCGCTGACATCTGCTCTACCTCTGCAGATGCTTGGTGTGAAAACATCCTATTTGTATTGTGTGGATTTGATAAGTCAAATCTCAACGAG ACCAGACTACCAGTGTATTTGTCACACTCCCCAGCCGGCACCTCCACACAAGATATGATTCATTTTGCTCAG ATGGTATCATCAGGAGAGTTCCAGAAATATGATCGCGGATCTAAAGAAGAGAATATGGCACGATACAACCAG ACCACACCTCCCTTGTACTACCCTGAACACATCACAACCCAAGTCTCTCTGTACTGGGGCGGAAAAGATTGGCTGGCAGATCCAGAGGATGTCAAGATGCTGATCCCGAAGCTACAAAACCTCCAAGAGAACAACTACATCCCTCAGTATGATCATCTGGATTTCATCTGGGGAACAGACGCACCTTATTGGGTCTATGAACCTATCATTGACACCATCTTCAAGGAGGAAGCAAAGATGGAAGTCAAGGAAAAGAAGGAAGTCAAGGAAAAGACGAAGAGCTCTGACGCCAAGGTGAGGAACAACCATACTGTACCTCGCAACCAGACGGCTGTCAACACCGAGAAACTTGAGAACGAATTCAACCTTTAA
- the LOC139940112 gene encoding uncharacterized protein, with protein sequence MESDTAVADDTDHVERLSGGPSSREGGEKTLRSNLKSPTDGQEGRAGTPLEGVSCNGTQLRYKKAPEPAYYSKLKRKEPSSGGLELTSTRVTVYPQQDLESWNNKRDYTLPKLGVLKVRLDDRWACDELGDTVNSFFSPGSMFPSRGWSREPSRTGSADSYFRQGGWGSRDQHGLFQSRTQMEKAFNTFGNSRPLASSSRPHTSAAVLHKKPSPSTKDSTSADRADSKSPLAWYSAPNRQKVVRKSPPWRSLMNRRPQGVRSDKTNLCPYHCRCCFNEVNDTEGSSVYKLDLGIL encoded by the coding sequence ATGGAGTCTGACACCGCAGTCGCTGATGATACGGACCATGTAGAAAGATTGTCTGGAGGACCTTCCTCACGTGAAGGTGGCGAGAAAACACTGAGATCGAACTTAAAATCCCCTACCGACGGCCAGGAAGGTCGAGCTGGTACCCCTCTCGAAGGAGTGTCATGTAACGGGACACAACTGAGATACAAGAAGGCACCAGAGCCAGCGTACTACTCCAAGTTGAAGCGAAAAGAACCGAGCTCTGGAGGGTTGGAACTGACTTCAACTCGTGTTACCGTGTACCCTCAACAGGACCTAGAGTCTTGGAACAATAAGCGGGACTACACCCTTCCTAAACTGGGTGTCTTGAAAGTGAGACTCGATGACCGTTGGGCTTGCGACGAGCTCGGGGATACCGTGAATTCGTTCTTTTCCCCCGGCTCAATGTTCCCGTCCAGGGGGTGGAGTCGCGAGCCTAGTCGTACTGGGAGTGCGGACTCGTACTTTCGTCAAGGAGGTTGGGGGTCTCGCGACCAGCATGGTCTCTTTCAGAGTCGGACACAAATGGAGAAAGCTTTCAATACGTTCGGTAACTCGCGACCCTTGGCTTCATCAAGTCGGCCTCACACAAGCGCGGCTGTACTCCACAAGAAACCTTCTCCGAGTACTAAGGACTCTACATCAGCAGACCGGGCTGACAGCAAGTCACCGTTAGCCTGGTATAGTGCCCCCAATCGGCAGAAGGTGGTCCGTAAATCGCCACCGTGGAGGTCATTGATGAATAGGCGTCCACAGGGAGTCCGTTCGGATAAGACTAACTTGTGTCCGTACCATTGTAGGTGTTGCTTCAATGAGGTGAATGACACCGAGGGTAGTTCTGTCTATAAACTAGACTTGGGGATTCTGTAA
- the LOC139940058 gene encoding uncharacterized protein: MAATRVLKAPDPMDVVIQTNMGVNSIGDGQWRPLSSISHHTDNSHLKDPKETENFGEEGDPGTVSLRSKSRVSIAPLAPSNEEPIQVQGFSSYPPRDPPPTRAVSTASHRVNPARRRSHRLRTAPGKMERRTTELHKAFVTMDARNRVTVDVIKGSARTSVNAFDDRVCRPYSVYTVTQQCERLAISPFGGPLMNSAAGRYRERYLTKHRPDVVQDGTRGGSSNKTTFQRFYDNLDLLAINVKRIPFGTLRKPPPKQARKADSQTKSVPTQLHKYTSERIANLHESMDRQDGPSSPRINGKQLSVMGVEYKVAMEVSSNLEKHRKSRPSNVPGLPNLSASRTDAPRLQIQSERLLTLGEQSLKDGISSNLFDSDRSKRGPIKAIEKPPRRVKSPPLSKLSREKFYPEAQRRREQGTWAELRIGRPVTPPASEYTAVQSASFVTTARPLTSMTSRTGVSESEEKTKSTKGKTDELSKLEDVSSEKEISETGRASPDKNKQSEEEKALDVNRDQFESLPDDPVVGVSQESGRDASGTPLSSRSLVVTVPDGDGALGEDINDVIGDVTDELGVVGETGSEVTDGEKVVSTGTEEYSENTVDETVGEVEHSQEEKTNDQLDESIDLNQSVEVDGQSDDSVEHNPVVDHDCQPKETDSKNDTGKPDEKPDEPVEQDQSENPDDMPSEPGDDYSGGNIIDLSVEQDGQDQLGNPKNQSVELVEQDTSVGPDDQPNERIEQEQNMNNDNEITEPVDNGLVENVYQI, from the coding sequence ATGGCTGCTACCCGAGTGTTGAAAGCGCCTGACCCAATGGACGTTGTGATTCAAACCAACATGGGTGTCAACTCAATCGGTGATGGTCAGTGGCGACCCTTAAGTTCAATCAGCCATCACACTGATAACTCACATCTTAAAGATCCCAAGGAGACTGAGAACTTCGGTGAAGAAGGTGATCCAGGAACAGTGTCACTCAGGAGCAAATCAAGGGTCTCAATCGCCCCTCTTGCCCCCTCAAACGAAGAGCCAATCCAAGTGCAAGGGTTTTCCAGCTACCCTCCACGGGACCCACCACCAACCAGAGCAGTAAGCACAGCGTCTCACAGAGTGAACCCGGCCAGACGCCGTTCCCACCGTCTGAGAACGGCACCAGGGAAGATGGAACGGCGAACGACGGAGCTACACAAGGCGTTCGTCACGATGGACGCACGTAACAGGGTGACGGTAGATGTTATAAAGGGTAGCGCCAGAACGTCTGTGAACGCCTTCGATGACAGGGTTTGTCGTCCATACAGCGTTTATACCGTAACGCAGCAATGCGAGCGGCTTGCGATAAGTCCGTTTGGAGGACCCCTCATGAACAGTGCGGCTGGGAGGTACCGCGAGCGATACCTTACGAAACATCGTCCGGACGTTGTGCAGGATGGAACCCGTGGTGGCTCAAGCAACAAAACAACGTTCCAGAGATTCTACGACAATCTTGACTTATTGGCGATCAACGTCAAACGCATACCATTCGGAACCCTCCGCAAACCGCCTCCAAAGCAGGCACGTAAAGCTGACAGTCAGACGAAGTCCGTGCCTACGCAACTCCATAAGTACACGAGCGAGAGAATTGCCAACCTTCACGAATCGATGGACCGGCAAGACGGTCCGTCCAGCCCCCGTATAAACGGCAAGCAATTAAGTGTCATGGGTGTTGAATACAAGGTAGCCATGGAGGTCTCTAGTAATCTCGAAAAACATCGCAAGAGTCGACCGAGTAACGTGCCAGGTCTACCTAACTTGTCCGCTTCCAGGACCGATGCTCCACGGCTCCAGATCCAAAGCGAGCGCCTCCTGACCCTGGGCGAGCAATCTCTGAAAGACGGTATCTCATCCAACCTGTTCGACAGTGACCGTAGTAAACGAGGCCCGATCAAGGCCATTGAAAAACCACCTCGCCGGGTCAAATCCCCACCGCTCTCCAAACTTTCGCGAGAGAAATTTTACCCTGAAGCTCAAAGGCGTCGGGAACAGGGAACGTGGGCCGAATTGCGAATCGGGCGCCCCGTCACTCCGCCGGCTTCTGAGTACACTGCTGTTCAATCGGCGTCGTTTGTCACGACCGCACGACCTTTGACATCAATGACGTCACGGACGGGAGTCTCAGAAAGTGAAGAGAAGACAAAGTCGACCAAAGGCAAGACTGACGAACTTTCGAAGCTGGAAGATGTCAGTTCTGAGAAAGAAATCTCCGAAACTGGTCGTGCAAGTcctgataaaaacaaacaaagtgagGAAGAAAAAGCCCTTGACGTAAATCGCGACCAATTTGAATCTCTTCCTGATGACCCAGTAGTGGGAGTTTCCCAAGAGAGCGGACGGGATGCTAGCGGAACACCATTGTCCAGCCGATCCCTGGTTGTTACCGTCCCGGACGGTGATGGCGCCCTCGGCGAGGACattaatgacgtcattggcGATGTAACTGATGAACTTGGTGTTGTAGGCGAAACTGGAAGTGAAGTTACAGACGGCGAGAAGGTTGTTTCTACTGGCACCGAAGAGTACTCGGAAAACACTGTCGATGAAACTGTCGGAGAAGTCGAACACAGTCAGGAGGAGAAAACTAATGATCAACTTGACGAGTCGATTGACCTTAATCAGAGCGTGGAAGTTGATGGTCAGTCTGATGATTCTGTCGAACATAACCCTGTCGTAGACCATGATTGTCAACCCAAGGAAACTGACAGTAAAAACGACACCGGAAAGCCCGATGAAAAGCCCGATGAACCTGTCGAGCAGGACCAGAGTGAGAACCCCGATGACATGCCCAGCGAACCTGGTGACGACTACAGTGGCGGGAACATTATAGACTTATCTGTCGAACAAGACGGACAGGACCAGTTGGGGAACCCGAAAAATCAGTCCGTTGAGCTTGTCGAACAGGACACAAGTGTTGGCCCTGACGATCAACCTAACGAACGAATCGAGCAAGAACAGAATATGAACAATGACAACGAAATCACCGAGCCAGTCGACAATGGACTCGTTGAAAATGTCTATCAGATTTAA